A window of the Parabacteroides merdae ATCC 43184 genome harbors these coding sequences:
- a CDS encoding glycoside hydrolase family 127 protein, translating into MMIPFKVKTFSFLLACACSTAGMAQVGNDSPVKQVKISGYVGTRITDCIEHRVKAQDVDHLVEPFRHQNEKSRWQSEFWGKWIQGAIASYRYNRDPELYQIIKDAAESLMATQLPNGYIGNYAPEYQLQQWDVWGRKYTSLGLIAWYDLSGDKKALEAACRVVDHLMTQVGPGKVDIVSTGNYIGMPSSSVLEPVMYLYNRTKEKRYLDFAKYIVGQWETPGGPQLISKAIADVPVANRFPHPKTWFSRENGQKAYEMMSCYEGLLELYKVTGNPLYLSVVEKTVGHIVREEINVAGSGSAFECWYGGKERQTQPTYHTMETCVTFTWMQLCNRLLQMTGNSLYADYMETAIYNALMASLKADASQIAKYSPLEGWRHEGEEQCGMHINCCNANGPRAFAMIPQFAYQVQDDCVRVNFYAPSEAELVLPGKKPVRLKQTTDYPRTDQIEIEVDPAKETAFTIALRIPAWSKIAVVSVNGQPQDGVLQGAYLPVNRKWKKGDRITVKLDLRARLVERNQAQAIVRGPIVLARDSRFGDGFVDEASVVVSKDGYVALTPVKAPGFAWLAFTAPMVLGTDLESNRAPKQIHFCDFASAGNTWDKTQRYRVWLPKTLNVMHSPYRPYNQ; encoded by the coding sequence ATGATGATTCCGTTTAAGGTGAAGACTTTCTCTTTCCTGTTGGCTTGTGCCTGCTCGACGGCAGGGATGGCGCAAGTAGGCAATGACTCTCCTGTAAAGCAGGTAAAAATATCTGGGTATGTAGGGACTCGAATCACAGATTGTATCGAACATCGTGTGAAAGCGCAGGATGTGGACCATTTGGTCGAACCGTTCCGCCACCAGAACGAGAAGTCGCGCTGGCAAAGCGAGTTTTGGGGGAAATGGATACAGGGTGCGATCGCCTCCTATCGTTATAACCGGGACCCCGAACTGTACCAGATCATAAAGGATGCGGCCGAATCGCTTATGGCAACGCAGTTGCCGAACGGTTATATCGGGAATTATGCGCCGGAATACCAGTTACAGCAATGGGATGTCTGGGGGCGCAAGTATACATCATTGGGATTGATCGCTTGGTATGACCTGTCGGGTGATAAGAAGGCATTGGAAGCAGCTTGCAGAGTTGTCGACCATCTGATGACGCAGGTTGGGCCCGGAAAGGTGGATATCGTCTCAACCGGCAATTACATTGGCATGCCGAGCTCGTCCGTCCTCGAACCTGTCATGTATCTGTATAACAGAACGAAAGAAAAACGTTATCTCGATTTTGCCAAATATATTGTCGGACAATGGGAGACACCCGGTGGTCCGCAGCTGATCAGCAAAGCTATTGCCGATGTGCCCGTAGCCAACCGTTTTCCGCATCCGAAAACTTGGTTTTCGAGGGAAAACGGACAAAAAGCTTATGAAATGATGTCCTGCTATGAAGGCTTGTTGGAACTGTATAAGGTAACGGGCAATCCACTCTATCTCTCTGTCGTGGAAAAGACGGTCGGGCATATCGTACGCGAAGAGATCAACGTGGCCGGATCGGGTAGTGCATTCGAATGCTGGTATGGCGGGAAAGAACGGCAGACGCAACCTACTTACCATACGATGGAAACTTGCGTGACCTTTACCTGGATGCAGCTCTGTAACCGTTTGTTACAGATGACGGGTAACTCCCTGTATGCTGATTATATGGAAACGGCTATCTATAATGCTTTGATGGCATCTTTGAAGGCGGATGCTTCGCAGATAGCCAAATACAGCCCGTTGGAAGGTTGGCGTCATGAAGGGGAGGAGCAGTGCGGCATGCACATCAACTGTTGCAATGCGAACGGCCCGCGTGCCTTTGCCATGATTCCTCAATTTGCCTATCAGGTTCAGGACGATTGTGTCCGGGTAAATTTTTATGCTCCCTCGGAAGCGGAGTTGGTATTGCCGGGCAAGAAGCCGGTCCGGTTGAAGCAAACGACCGATTATCCGCGGACTGATCAGATCGAGATAGAGGTCGATCCTGCGAAAGAGACGGCTTTCACCATTGCCTTGCGCATCCCGGCATGGAGCAAGATTGCGGTGGTTTCCGTAAATGGCCAACCCCAGGATGGTGTCCTGCAGGGTGCATATTTGCCAGTGAACCGTAAGTGGAAAAAGGGCGACCGGATCACTGTCAAACTCGATTTACGTGCCCGTCTGGTGGAAAGGAATCAGGCGCAGGCCATCGTGCGCGGTCCGATCGTCTTGGCTCGCGACAGCCGTTTCGGGGATGGCTTTGTCGATGAGGCGTCTGTTGTTGTTAGTAAAGACGGGTATGTGGCGTTGACGCCTGTAAAGGCTCCTGGTTTTGCCTGGTTGGCCTTTACTGCCCCGATGGTGTTGGGTACGGACTTGGAAAGCAACCGGGCTCCGAAACAGATTCATTTCTGCGATTTTGCTTCTGCCGGAAATACCTGGGACAAGACGCAGCGTTACCGGGTGTGGCTGCCGAAGACATTGAATGTGATGCATTCGCCTTATAGGCCGTATAATCAGTGA
- a CDS encoding helix-turn-helix domain-containing protein has translation MNELQFPVLYIDDTANPHAILSFLCQSGYYCLILTDFLAEFETKCGRVYCDYCDGTLISYRPDTVCVEIPAPCLWMVAFHPDLFKGKMLEKTIEEYTFFSYALKEALHVSLKEKRILSSCVDDIRREFHHGADSYKRTILIRHITRLLDYTTRFYERQFIVRELNNELLIRQYEKLVKQYIGDGKLAQKPLTSAYCAGQLHLSEAYFNDLLELQLGHTHSCHLQLKRIEMAKEKLRSSGESLSQIVHELGFPSIQYFSFLFKKITGITPNSYRSLN, from the coding sequence ATGAACGAACTGCAATTTCCTGTGCTTTATATCGACGATACAGCTAACCCTCATGCAATTCTTTCGTTCTTATGTCAGTCGGGATACTATTGTCTGATATTAACGGATTTTCTTGCTGAATTCGAAACAAAGTGTGGTCGGGTGTATTGCGACTACTGCGACGGAACACTCATCAGTTATCGTCCAGATACCGTCTGTGTGGAAATTCCCGCACCTTGCCTATGGATGGTTGCGTTTCACCCTGATCTGTTCAAGGGAAAAATGCTTGAAAAGACTATTGAAGAATACACGTTCTTTTCGTATGCACTCAAGGAAGCGTTGCATGTATCCCTAAAAGAAAAACGGATACTCTCTTCATGTGTTGACGATATTCGTAGGGAATTTCATCATGGTGCAGATTCCTACAAACGGACTATCTTGATACGGCATATTACCCGTCTGTTGGATTATACCACTCGTTTTTATGAACGGCAGTTCATTGTCCGTGAATTGAACAATGAACTGCTGATACGGCAATACGAAAAACTTGTCAAACAATATATTGGAGATGGAAAACTTGCACAGAAACCGCTTACTTCTGCCTATTGTGCCGGACAACTTCATTTGTCGGAAGCCTATTTCAATGATCTGCTCGAATTGCAACTCGGACACACGCACAGCTGCCATCTTCAATTGAAACGTATCGAAATGGCAAAGGAGAAGCTACGTTCCTCAGGAGAATCCCTTTCTCAAATCGTTCATGAACTCGGATTTCCTTCGATACAGTATTTCAGTTTTCTTTTCAAGAAGATAACGGGGATAACGCCAAATAGTTACAGATCATTAAATTAA
- a CDS encoding DUF4248 domain-containing protein, with amino-acid sequence MGVNPELKTELQGNGWREGKKMLTPLQVRTIVQYLGEP; translated from the coding sequence GTGGGGGTAAACCCGGAGCTAAAGACAGAGCTGCAGGGTAACGGTTGGAGGGAAGGGAAAAAGATGTTGACTCCCCTGCAGGTGAGGACGATCGTGCAATATCTGGGTGAGCCTTGA
- a CDS encoding MalY/PatB family protein, which produces MKYDFDTIIPRRGTNSYKWDTPEEENVLPMWVADMDFRTAPAIVEALQKRIAHGIFGYTKVPKAYYDAVVRWFDDRHRWQIDPRWIIYTNGVVPALSAIIKALAAPSDKIIVQTPAYNCFYSSIRNNGCELSANYLVYRDGRYTIDFDDLETKTADPKAKILLLCNPHNPVGRVWTPEELWRIGDICLHNGVFVVADEIHCELVYEGHDYTPFASLSKRFRQNSVTCVSPSKAFNLAGLQIANIIAADEGVRRRIDRAININEVCDVNPFGVIATIAAYNEGGAWLDALRKYLWENYEYLCRFFEQRLPQYPVLPLEGTYLVWIDCRASSIGSDATTLRLQEEQKLMVNSGTLYGPGGEGFIRLNIACPRTLLADGLERIAHVLVQNF; this is translated from the coding sequence ATGAAATACGATTTCGATACAATCATCCCGCGGCGCGGGACGAATTCTTACAAATGGGATACTCCCGAAGAGGAGAATGTATTGCCTATGTGGGTGGCGGATATGGATTTCCGTACAGCACCAGCTATTGTTGAAGCCTTGCAAAAGCGGATAGCGCATGGTATTTTCGGCTATACCAAAGTCCCCAAAGCCTACTACGACGCGGTTGTCCGGTGGTTCGATGACCGGCATCGCTGGCAGATAGATCCCCGGTGGATTATCTATACGAACGGTGTCGTGCCAGCTCTGTCCGCTATTATCAAAGCTTTGGCTGCACCGAGTGACAAGATAATCGTCCAGACTCCGGCATACAACTGTTTCTATTCGTCGATTCGCAATAACGGATGCGAACTGTCGGCCAACTACCTCGTTTATCGGGACGGCCGCTACACGATTGACTTCGACGACCTCGAAACAAAGACGGCCGATCCGAAGGCGAAAATCCTGCTGTTGTGCAATCCTCACAATCCGGTCGGACGGGTCTGGACGCCGGAGGAACTGTGGCGCATCGGTGACATCTGCCTGCATAACGGGGTGTTCGTTGTGGCAGACGAGATTCATTGTGAGCTGGTCTATGAAGGACATGACTACACGCCTTTCGCCTCCCTGTCCAAACGTTTCCGCCAAAACTCCGTAACCTGCGTTTCGCCGAGTAAGGCATTCAACCTTGCCGGATTGCAAATCGCCAACATCATCGCTGCCGATGAAGGGGTACGCCGCCGTATCGACCGCGCCATCAACATCAACGAAGTGTGCGACGTTAATCCGTTCGGCGTTATCGCCACGATAGCCGCTTACAATGAAGGCGGTGCATGGCTCGATGCTTTGCGGAAATACTTGTGGGAGAATTACGAATATCTTTGCCGCTTTTTCGAGCAACGGCTACCGCAATATCCTGTGTTGCCACTCGAAGGAACCTATCTGGTCTGGATAGATTGCCGAGCATCGAGTATCGGCTCGGATGCCACGACCCTGCGCTTGCAAGAGGAACAGAAGCTGATGGTCAATTCTGGTACACTGTACGGTCCTGGTGGAGAGGGGTTCATTCGTCTGAATATAGCCTGTCCCCGGACGTTGCTTGCCGACGGCCTGGAACGGATAGCCCATGTGTTGGTACAAAATTTCTAA
- a CDS encoding DUF3737 family protein: MEVISNTEFGGERPLFESHNLRLENVVIRAGESAIKECSNIEAIDCRFEGNYPFWHVHGFVIDRCFFDIGGRSALWYSDHLKMTDTRIDAPKMFREMHDIEVENVEMNDADEVFWRCQNLNIKNLKLHGGTYPFMFSSNIRIDGLESDSKYVFQYVKNVELRNAKITTKDAFWEVENVTIYDSALNGEYLGWHSRNLRLVNCHITGEQPLCYAHDLVLENCTFGPDCDRAFEYSSVQATIKGAIGGVKNPRTGCITAESYGEIILDENIKAPADCELRLWEEKRERPITCCHLSAKGRV; the protein is encoded by the coding sequence ATGGAAGTAATATCAAACACAGAGTTCGGCGGAGAAAGACCTTTGTTCGAATCACATAATCTCAGATTGGAGAACGTCGTCATCCGTGCCGGGGAGTCGGCCATCAAGGAATGCAGCAACATCGAAGCCATTGATTGCCGGTTCGAAGGAAACTACCCTTTCTGGCACGTGCATGGTTTCGTTATTGACCGTTGCTTTTTCGATATAGGCGGACGTTCGGCACTGTGGTACTCCGACCATCTGAAAATGACCGATACACGTATCGACGCCCCCAAAATGTTCCGCGAGATGCACGACATCGAAGTCGAGAACGTAGAGATGAACGATGCTGATGAAGTGTTCTGGCGTTGCCAGAATCTGAACATCAAAAATCTGAAACTGCATGGAGGAACTTATCCGTTTATGTTCAGCAGCAACATCCGTATAGACGGATTGGAAAGCGACAGCAAATACGTTTTCCAGTATGTGAAGAATGTGGAGTTGCGCAATGCCAAAATCACTACGAAGGATGCCTTCTGGGAGGTGGAGAATGTGACGATCTACGATTCCGCACTCAACGGTGAATATCTGGGCTGGCATTCGCGCAATCTTCGGTTAGTGAACTGTCACATTACCGGCGAACAGCCGCTCTGCTATGCCCACGACCTCGTGTTGGAGAATTGCACCTTCGGCCCAGATTGTGACCGGGCTTTCGAGTACAGTTCGGTGCAGGCAACCATCAAAGGTGCAATAGGCGGAGTGAAGAATCCGCGGACAGGCTGTATTACCGCCGAGAGCTATGGGGAGATCATCCTCGATGAAAATATAAAGGCTCCTGCCGATTGTGAATTGAGGCTTTGGGAAGAGAAAAGAGAAAGACCGATTACTTGTTGTCACTTATCCGCGAAGGGAAGAGTATGA
- a CDS encoding cupin domain-containing protein: protein MKKITYLFLLAAALGACTPKPSNKVETIQPAAFVSIFPKGNAIEGTNFNGTAYLQRLMTDSGTFDVVISDVIFEPKARNSWHSHPGGQILIATAGKGYYQEKGKPIQILNPGDVVAIPADVVHWHGAASDSGFTHIAINTKVHLGATQWYEPVTNEEYDNYKE from the coding sequence ATGAAAAAAATAACTTACTTATTTTTACTGGCTGCAGCACTCGGTGCTTGCACCCCGAAACCGTCAAACAAGGTAGAAACAATCCAGCCTGCCGCATTTGTTTCCATCTTCCCCAAAGGAAATGCCATTGAAGGTACTAATTTTAACGGTACGGCATATCTCCAACGGTTGATGACCGACAGCGGAACATTCGATGTCGTGATTTCCGATGTGATATTCGAACCGAAAGCCCGCAACAGTTGGCATTCGCATCCAGGTGGCCAGATTCTGATCGCCACTGCCGGGAAAGGTTACTATCAGGAAAAAGGGAAGCCCATACAAATTTTGAATCCCGGAGACGTAGTCGCTATTCCGGCAGACGTGGTGCATTGGCACGGAGCAGCTTCCGACAGCGGATTCACACATATAGCTATCAACACAAAGGTTCATTTGGGTGCAACCCAGTGGTATGAACCTGTAACAAACGAAGAATACGATAATTATAAAGAATAG
- a CDS encoding helix-turn-helix domain-containing protein — translation MEEVIKLNEVDKYNKLFGLETRHPLVSVVDLSKATRWPEHFKVNYGVYALYLKDTYCGNITYGRQSYDYQDGTIVGFAPGQVAETEMLKNIQPNAHGILFHPDLIRGTALGQEIKNYSFFSYETREALHLSEDEREIVMDCLHKIETELKHSIDKHSRRLICANIGLLLDYCMRFYERQFTTREQVNKDIIVRFERLLDDYFDSDGPLREGLPTVKYFADKVFLSANYFGDMIRKQTGQTASEYIQNKLIERAKEALLGTDKTTSEIAYGLGFQYPQHLSRMFKRVTGYTPNEFRSQN, via the coding sequence ATGGAAGAAGTTATAAAACTCAATGAGGTAGATAAATACAACAAACTGTTCGGACTCGAAACACGGCATCCGTTAGTAAGTGTAGTCGATTTATCGAAGGCGACGCGGTGGCCGGAACATTTCAAGGTCAACTACGGCGTGTACGCTCTTTATCTGAAAGATACCTACTGCGGGAATATCACGTATGGACGTCAGAGTTACGACTATCAGGACGGTACGATAGTCGGTTTCGCCCCTGGTCAAGTTGCGGAAACCGAGATGCTGAAAAATATCCAGCCGAATGCTCACGGCATTCTGTTTCATCCCGACCTGATTCGAGGAACTGCTCTTGGTCAAGAAATTAAGAACTACTCATTCTTCTCTTATGAAACCCGCGAGGCGTTGCATCTTTCGGAGGATGAGCGTGAGATTGTAATGGACTGCCTGCATAAAATAGAGACGGAATTGAAGCATAGTATCGACAAACACAGCCGCCGGTTGATTTGTGCCAATATCGGACTGTTGCTCGACTATTGTATGCGTTTCTATGAAAGGCAGTTCACGACACGAGAACAGGTAAACAAAGATATTATCGTCCGTTTTGAACGACTATTAGACGATTATTTCGACAGCGATGGTCCCTTACGGGAGGGGTTGCCGACCGTCAAGTATTTTGCCGATAAGGTGTTTCTGTCTGCGAATTATTTCGGAGACATGATCCGTAAACAGACAGGGCAGACTGCCTCGGAATATATTCAAAATAAACTGATCGAACGGGCTAAAGAAGCCTTACTTGGCACAGATAAAACAACAAGTGAAATTGCTTACGGGCTGGGATTCCAATATCCGCAGCACCTGAGTCGGATGTTCAAACGGGTGACAGGTTATACTCCCAATGAATTTCGTTCTCAAAACTAG
- a CDS encoding RNA polymerase sigma-70 factor, which produces MKETLPHTIDKLFWNIAVNDDENAFKTLFFQFFSPLCIFAHRYIERWETCEDVVQESFLKIWENRKSIRIETSARNFLVTSVRNNCIDYLRKQELELAWKQWKISKGDEPSGDIYSIVELRTMLAEALDKLPENTRLIFEKNRFEGKKYTEIAEEQQISVKTVEAHISKALKILRVELKDYLPFLILLFQTPDKYI; this is translated from the coding sequence ATGAAGGAGACACTGCCACATACAATCGACAAGTTGTTTTGGAACATCGCTGTAAACGACGACGAGAATGCCTTTAAAACATTATTCTTCCAATTCTTTTCTCCCCTCTGCATCTTTGCCCACCGGTACATTGAACGTTGGGAAACATGTGAAGACGTCGTACAGGAATCTTTTCTCAAAATCTGGGAAAACAGAAAAAGTATCAGAATCGAAACATCTGCCCGCAATTTTTTGGTCACAAGCGTACGCAATAATTGTATCGACTATCTCCGAAAACAGGAACTCGAGTTGGCCTGGAAACAATGGAAGATAAGCAAGGGGGACGAACCAAGTGGAGATATCTATTCGATTGTCGAACTTAGAACGATGTTGGCTGAAGCATTGGATAAACTACCGGAGAACACTCGCCTCATTTTCGAAAAGAATCGTTTCGAAGGAAAGAAATATACAGAGATCGCCGAGGAACAACAAATATCAGTCAAAACAGTCGAAGCGCATATAAGTAAAGCACTTAAAATTTTACGCGTCGAACTGAAAGACTATCTGCCATTCCTTATTTTATTATTTCAAACTCCTGATAAATATATTTAA
- a CDS encoding ATP-dependent helicase, whose amino-acid sequence MEEYLKQLNESQREAVVYTDGPSLVVAGAGSGKTRVLTYKIAYLLRQGLPPQSILALTFTNKAAREMKDRIASLTDERMVRRLWMGTFHSVFSRILRSEAECIGYPSNFTIYDATDSKSLLRSIMKEMQLDDKVYRPGMVQGRISNAKNALITYKAYEQNKELVQHDIDSKVPLLREIYKRYQNRCQQAGAMDFDDLLLQTNILFRDHPDVLEKYRSFFQFVLVDEYQDTNFAQHLIVQRLCEVHRRICVVGDDAQSIYSFRGANIDNILQFKNQYPGCRIFKLERNYRSTQNIVNAANSLIHKNTKQIPKTVYSEKEEGSKVSICSSYSDYEEGYAVAGKINDMRMQNYDYADFAILYRTNAQSRILEEALRKRGIPYKIYGGLSFYQRKEVKDVISYLRLIVNPHDEEAFKRVINYPARGIGDTTLNKLVVAATDHNVSLWTVLNDPIGYALPVNNGTAKKLSDFRELISGFIERNVKLSAEEIAAAVVKESGIVSTLFQDRSVEGISKQENLQELLKGIAEFCEIRREEGTEHVSLADFLSEVSLLTDQDNDKEEQANKVTMMTVHAAKGLEFRNVFVVGLEEDLFPSAMSKDNPRAVEEERRLFYVAITRAEENCVLTHARSRYRNGQSTMCSPSRFLKDIDPKYIYTSADAVTTNGLLATRRSSVFQQPKAMEGEAYVSPVAQAVGRQARLTRMETASLSSAPSSSSAPALSGLHVGAKVRHDRFGEGEVTAIEGEGGNAKATVSFAHFGQKQLLLKFARLTIVE is encoded by the coding sequence GTGGAAGAATATCTGAAACAATTGAATGAAAGTCAGCGCGAAGCAGTTGTCTATACAGACGGGCCTTCGCTTGTGGTAGCCGGAGCCGGATCGGGAAAGACACGCGTGCTGACCTACAAGATAGCCTATCTTTTAAGGCAGGGACTGCCTCCCCAAAGCATTTTGGCACTGACTTTTACGAATAAGGCGGCACGCGAGATGAAAGATCGTATCGCCTCCCTGACAGACGAACGGATGGTACGGCGGTTGTGGATGGGGACGTTCCATTCCGTTTTTTCCCGTATTCTCCGTTCCGAGGCGGAGTGCATCGGCTATCCATCTAATTTTACCATTTACGATGCGACAGATTCCAAAAGTCTACTCCGTTCCATAATGAAGGAGATGCAGCTCGATGACAAGGTGTATCGGCCGGGAATGGTACAGGGCCGTATCTCGAATGCAAAAAATGCACTTATTACCTATAAGGCATACGAACAGAACAAGGAGCTGGTGCAACATGATATAGATTCTAAAGTTCCTTTGCTGCGTGAAATATATAAGCGGTATCAGAATCGTTGCCAGCAAGCGGGGGCGATGGATTTCGACGATTTGCTGTTGCAAACGAATATACTCTTCCGCGATCATCCGGACGTATTGGAGAAGTACAGGAGCTTTTTTCAGTTTGTGCTGGTGGACGAGTATCAGGATACGAATTTTGCCCAGCATCTGATTGTACAGCGCTTGTGCGAAGTACACCGACGTATCTGCGTGGTCGGAGATGATGCGCAAAGTATCTATTCTTTCCGGGGAGCCAATATCGATAATATCCTGCAATTCAAGAACCAGTATCCGGGTTGCCGTATTTTCAAACTGGAACGAAATTATCGTTCGACGCAGAATATCGTAAATGCGGCGAACAGTTTGATACATAAGAATACGAAGCAGATCCCAAAAACCGTTTATTCAGAAAAGGAGGAGGGTAGCAAGGTCTCCATTTGTTCGTCCTATTCCGATTATGAAGAGGGATATGCCGTTGCTGGTAAGATTAACGATATGAGGATGCAGAATTACGATTATGCTGATTTTGCCATCCTGTATCGGACAAATGCACAGTCACGCATCTTGGAAGAGGCCTTGCGTAAAAGGGGAATTCCTTATAAGATATACGGAGGCTTGTCTTTCTATCAGCGTAAGGAAGTGAAGGATGTCATTTCGTATCTTCGTCTGATTGTCAACCCGCATGATGAAGAGGCTTTCAAACGTGTGATAAACTATCCGGCTCGTGGGATAGGCGATACGACTCTCAATAAATTGGTCGTTGCCGCTACAGATCATAATGTCAGTTTGTGGACCGTGTTGAACGATCCGATCGGGTACGCTCTGCCGGTCAATAACGGTACGGCAAAGAAGCTAAGCGATTTCCGGGAGCTTATTTCCGGTTTTATCGAACGGAATGTTAAGCTCTCTGCCGAGGAAATCGCCGCTGCAGTAGTGAAGGAGAGCGGCATTGTCAGTACCTTGTTTCAGGATCGCTCGGTGGAAGGAATCAGCAAGCAGGAAAACTTGCAGGAGTTGTTGAAAGGTATTGCCGAGTTTTGCGAGATACGCCGCGAGGAAGGAACGGAGCATGTCTCGCTTGCTGACTTTCTGTCTGAAGTCTCGCTGTTGACAGATCAGGATAATGATAAGGAAGAACAGGCAAACAAGGTGACGATGATGACGGTGCACGCCGCCAAAGGCCTGGAGTTCCGGAATGTTTTCGTTGTCGGGCTGGAAGAGGACCTGTTTCCCTCCGCCATGTCGAAAGACAATCCGAGAGCGGTGGAGGAAGAACGCCGCCTCTTCTACGTCGCCATTACTCGTGCGGAAGAAAATTGTGTATTGACACACGCCAGAAGCCGTTATCGCAATGGCCAGAGTACGATGTGTTCGCCCAGTCGTTTCTTGAAAGATATCGATCCCAAATATATTTATACGTCGGCAGATGCCGTTACTACCAACGGTTTATTGGCTACTCGTCGTTCCTCGGTTTTCCAGCAACCGAAGGCAATGGAAGGAGAGGCCTATGTCTCTCCGGTCGCTCAGGCAGTCGGACGGCAGGCTCGTCTGACACGGATGGAAACGGCTTCTTTGTCTTCGGCCCCGTCTTCGTCTTCTGCGCCGGCTCTGTCGGGTTTGCATGTCGGGGCTAAAGTCCGGCACGATCGTTTCGGAGAAGGTGAGGTAACTGCCATTGAAGGAGAAGGGGGTAATGCGAAAGCAACCGTTTCATTTGCTCATTTCGGTCAAAAACAATTGCTTTTGAAGTTTGCACGCTTGACAATTGTTGAATAA
- a CDS encoding helix-turn-helix domain-containing protein, translating into MEKIIKLNTVKDYNDFLGIDTPHPLVGVIDASKIKPLHHIRKSIGFYVIYLKDIKCADQIKYGRKFYDFQEETLVFAAPGQVIGNDDTGEPFQPKGWWLTFQPELLHGTPLNRHMQDYTFFSYAVNEALHLSKQERQTVIDCMMKIDDEIKGATDRHSNLIVVSAIELLLNYCIRFYDRQFITRKKENKDTLSSFEALLNDYFTSDKPSKFGTPTVAYCADQLHLSANYFGDLIKKETGSSAQEYILAKTMDTAKEWLADPDKSISDVAYALGYQYPQYFSKAFKRIVGCSPNEYRTLN; encoded by the coding sequence ATGGAGAAGATTATAAAGCTAAATACTGTCAAGGATTATAATGACTTTTTGGGTATAGATACTCCGCATCCACTAGTGGGCGTAATTGATGCTTCAAAAATAAAACCACTGCATCATATCCGCAAGAGTATCGGGTTCTATGTCATTTATCTGAAAGATATAAAGTGCGCCGATCAGATAAAGTATGGTCGGAAATTCTACGATTTTCAGGAAGAAACCCTGGTATTCGCAGCACCGGGACAAGTCATCGGCAATGATGATACGGGAGAGCCGTTTCAGCCAAAAGGCTGGTGGCTGACATTTCAACCCGAATTGTTACATGGTACCCCCTTGAACCGTCACATGCAAGATTACACATTCTTTTCCTATGCCGTCAACGAGGCACTGCATCTCTCGAAGCAGGAAAGACAGACCGTGATAGACTGCATGATGAAAATAGACGATGAAATCAAAGGTGCTACGGATAGACATAGCAATCTGATTGTCGTTTCTGCTATCGAGTTGTTGCTCAACTATTGTATCCGCTTTTATGATAGACAGTTCATTACCCGCAAAAAGGAGAACAAGGACACACTCAGTTCGTTTGAAGCATTATTGAACGACTATTTCACTTCGGATAAACCCTCCAAATTCGGTACACCGACCGTAGCTTATTGTGCTGACCAGTTGCATCTGTCTGCAAATTATTTCGGAGACTTGATAAAAAAGGAGACAGGTTCATCTGCACAAGAATATATATTGGCAAAAACAATGGATACTGCAAAAGAGTGGCTGGCAGATCCGGATAAATCGATCAGTGATGTTGCCTATGCTTTGGGCTATCAATACCCGCAGTATTTCAGCAAAGCCTTTAAAAGAATTGTCGGATGTTCTCCGAATGAATACCGAACCTTAAACTGA